The proteins below come from a single Aegilops tauschii subsp. strangulata cultivar AL8/78 chromosome 6, Aet v6.0, whole genome shotgun sequence genomic window:
- the LOC109732089 gene encoding protein FAR1-RELATED SEQUENCE 5: MEEYLAAYTAKEDPATPAQPAVQTASALPARAAGGHAQQVPAAAAAPPTSSRVVAKSPGSSSNKRVIYIVAGDDGSHVPILRKVQVYGEEGSKGYEKTPAPACNVVKQARLDAGKQPVRRPRIQLLSNNREERSAELMDDNAEAAIALQVKLERSASYVDRSLQLQTTEEHDVMEIDDISSDDTGSESDSDSSSGSESEKEEGRFFYPAPEALGTVKAPQVGMKFPTLEDAHEYYNTYALQTGFVVVRGRNYKRQRFQLDCNRNRKVKLVEDLNLKRKRKKNVIEKTNCQAKIIVKLIKGEWVIAAVQNEHNHPLSPSRSFTRFLTSQKHMSPEERSFSRVLQQSRVPPGEILKILRRMSAFFRELPSKEKQALILQSAEQWRKANLDVEKTLNHFEELQLQDPCFFYTVQKDEDGMLRSIFWTDARSRMDYEIFGDFVSFDTTFSTNRHNMPFVPITGMNNRGRTIVLGCALLQDRKAETYKWMLQTFLQEMGGGQMPKSVITSQDEAMSKAIAEVMPQARHRFCRWNGKAQEKMAAFVAARGNMKAELDILVDNSLTETEFEQGWSALIQRHDASENEYLQLLWEMRKIWAPVYFMQDFFPFVVSARGSQGAFSLFKENVLPKDKIENLIEKYEEMQDKIKKTDEEDALEAATEPSCFSLQPIERHASRVYTRQIFLKVQKELLHSTAFKVQEIERGALYRLDKASNYENPEYDRDSFEVSVESGVTDTYTCQCAKFARDGILCCHVFRLFTQFGIDEIPEKYIVARWTDGFREEQLERREEGRLVAAARREEDAARYAALMSKAAGIGREICGDGAKCDAFMLELDRIREKMATMVMANDHV, from the exons ATGGAGGAGTATCTAGCTGCTTACACG GCGAAAGAAGATCCCGCAACTCCGGCGCAGCCGGCTGTTCAGACGGCCAGTGCGCTGCCGGCGCGGGCAGCAGGTGGCCACGCGCAGCAGGTGCCAGCAGCCGCTGCTGCTCCTCCGACCAGTTCCAGAGTG GTTGCGAAGTCCCCCGGGAGCTCCTCGAACAAGAGAGTGATATACATTGTGGCTGGGGATGATGGCTCCCATGTGCCGATCCTGCGCAAAGTGCAGGTGTATGGAGAAGAG GGTAGTAAGGGATATGAGAAGACACCAGCACCTGCGTGCAACGTCGTTAAG CAAGCACGTCTGGATGCTGGCAAACAACCGGTGAGACGACCAAGGATACAACTGCTCAGCAACAACCGTGAG GAACGATCAGCAGAGCTCATGGATGACAATGCAGAAGCGGCAATTGCATTGCAAGTTAAACTGGAGAGAAGCGCCAGCTATGTGGACCGTTCACTGCAGCTGCAGACTACTGAAGAACATGATGTTATGGAAATCGATGACATTTCTAGCGACGATACAGGCAGTGAAAGTGATTCAGACAGCAGCTCTGGGAGTGAGTCAGAAAAGGAGGAAGGGAGGTTCTTCTATCCTGCCCCTGAGGCACTGGGCACTGTTAAAGCACCGCAAGTTGGAATGAAATTCCCAACCCTCGAAGATGCACACGAGTACTACAACACATATGCTCTCCAGACTGGTTTCGTGGTGGTCAGGGGAAGAAACTACAAGAGACAGAGGTTTCAGCTAGACTGCAACAGGAATCGCAAGGTAAAGCTAGTTGAGGACCTGAAcctgaagaggaagaggaagaagaatgtCATAGAGAAGACAAATTGCCAGGCAAAGATCATCGTGAAGCTTATCAAGGGAGAGTGGGTGATCGCAGCAGTTCAGAATGAACATAACCATCCGTTATCTCCGAGCCGTTCGTTCACAAGATTCTTAACGAGCCAAAAACACATGTCACCTGAAGAGAGGTCATTCTCAAGAGTTCTTCAGCAAAGCAGGGTGCCTCCCGGAGAAATTCTCAAGATTTTAAGAAGAATGAGTGCCTTTTTTCGGGAATTGCCATCAAAGGAAAAACAGGCACTGATCTTGCAGTCTGCCGAACAATGGAGGAAAGCAAACTTAGATGTTGAAAAAACACTGAACCACTTCGAGGAACTGCAGCTCCAGGACCCATGTTTTTTCTATACCGTGCAAAAGGATGAAGACGGCATGCTTAGGAGCATTTTCTGGACTGATGCAAGGTCGAGGATGGATTATGAAATCTTTGGTGATTTCGTATCGTTTGATACCACCTTCAGCACAAATAGACACAACATGCCTTTTGTTCCTATCACTGGGATGAATAACCGTGGGAGAACAATCGTGTTAGGATGTGCCTTGCTGCAAGATCGGAAAGCTGAAACCTACAAATGGATGCTCCAGACGTTTCTGCAAGAGATGGGAGGAGGTCAAATGCCAAAATCAGTCATAACAAGCCAGGACGAAGCCATGTCGAAAGCAATAGCCGAGGTCATGCCACAAGCAAGGCACAGGTTCTGCAGATGGAATGGTAAAGCCCAGGAAAAGATGGCAGCCTTTGTGGCAGCAAGAGGCAACATGAAAGCAGAGCTGGACATCTTAGTTGACAATTCGCTGACAGAGACGGAGTTCGAACAAGGATGGAGTGCACTCATTCAGAGACATGATGCAAGTGAAAACGAGTACCTACAGTTGCTGTGGGAGATGAGGAAAATCTGGGCTCCTGTTTATTTCATGCAAGATTTCTTCCCTTTTGTCGTTTCAGCCAGAGGCAGCCAGGGGGCATTCTCACTGTTCAAAGAGAACGTGCTTCCCAAGGACAAGATAGAGAATCTGATTGAAAAGTACGAGGAGATGCAAGATAAGATCAAAAAAACGGACGAGGAAGATGCACTGGAAGCGGCAACCGAGCCTTCGTGTTTCTCACTGCAGCCAATAGAAAGGCACGCATCACGTGTCTACACAAGGCAGATCTTCCTGAAGGTCCAGAAGGAGCTGCTCCACTCCACAGCGTTCAAGGTGCAGGAGATTGAAAGGGGCGCCCTGTACAGGCTGGACAAGGCCTCCAACTACGAGAACCCGGAGTACGACCGAGACTCCTTCGAGGTGTCGGTCGAGTCCGGCGTCACCGACACATACACGTGCCAGTGCGCCAAGTTCGCCAGGGACGGGATCCTCTGCTGCCACGTGTTCAGGCTCTTCACGCAGTTTGGCATCGACGAGATACCCGAGAAATACATCGTGGCCCGGTGGACCGACGGTTTCAGGGAGGAGCAGCTGGAGCGTCGTGAGGAGGGGCGgttggtggcggcggcgcggcgcgaggaggaTGCGGCGAGGTACGCGGCGCTGATGAGCAAGGCGGCCGGGATCGGGAGGGAGATCTGCGGCGACGGGGCCAAGTGCGACGCGTTCATGCTGGAGCTGGACAGGATCCGGGAGAAAATGGCGACGATGGTGATGGCGAACGATCACGTTTAG